A window from Dama dama isolate Ldn47 chromosome 11, ASM3311817v1, whole genome shotgun sequence encodes these proteins:
- the LOC133064855 gene encoding sulfotransferase 1C4-like, producing MEDLQSEGMSRVAVDYVGGILQPTPTCDTWDQIWSFQARPDDMLISTYPKAGTTWTQEIVDLIQNGGDVDQSQRAPTHERFPFIEWIVPSLGSGLEQANAMTSPRILKTHLPFRLLPPSLLEKNCKMIYVARNPKDNMVSYYHFHRMNRILPAPGTWEEYFENFLAGKVCWGSWYDHVKGWWHAKDQHRILYLFYEDMKENPKHEIQKLAEFIGKSLDDKVLDKIVHHTSFSVMKQNPMANYTSIPAKFMNHLISPFMRKGVVGDWKNHFTVAQNERFDDDYRKNMADTTLTLHFRFS from the exons ATGGAGGATTTGCAATCAGAGGGCATGAGTCGCGTGGCTGTGGACTACGTGGGAGGCATCCTGCAGCCTACGCCCACCTGTGACACCTGGGATCAGATCTGGAGCTTCCAAGCCAGGCCCGACGACATGCTCATTTCTACCTACCCGAAAGCAG GAACAACATGGACGCAGGAGATTGTGGACTTGATACAAAACGGGGGTGATGTCGACCAAAGCCAGAGGGCACCCACGCACGAGCGATTTCCCTTCATCGAGTGGATAGTCCCTTCCCTAGGATCTG GCTTGGAACAAGCGAATGCAATGACCTCACCCCGGATATTGAAGACACACCTCCCCTTCCGCTTGCTGCCACcatctctcctggagaagaaCTGTAAG ATGATCTACGTAGCCAGGAACCCCAAGGACAACATGGTGTCTTATTACCACTTCCACAGGATGAATAGAATCCTTCCTGCTCCAGGCACCTGGGAAGAATACTTTGAGAATTTTCTGGCTGGGAAGG TGTGCTGGGGCTCCTGGTATGACCACGTGAAGGGCTGGTGGCACGCCAAGGACCAGCACCGCATCCTCTACCTTTTCTACGAGGACATGAAGGAG AACCCAAAGCATGAAATTCAGAAGCTGGCAGAATTTATTGGAAAGAGCTTAGATGATAAAGTTCTGGATAAAATTGTTCACCACACTTCATTTAGTGTCATGAAGCAGAACCCGATGGCAAACTACACATCGATTCCAGCTAAATTCATGAACCACTTGATTTCTCCATTCATGAGAAAAG GGGTCGTCGGGGATTGGAAGAACCACTTCACCGTGGCCCAGAATGAGAGATTTGATGATGATTACAGGAAGAACATGGCTGACACCACTCTGACTCTCCACTTTCGATTCTCGTAA